From one Choloepus didactylus isolate mChoDid1 chromosome 24, mChoDid1.pri, whole genome shotgun sequence genomic stretch:
- the LOC119519724 gene encoding putative olfactory receptor 2B8, with amino-acid sequence MVKGFYFLFSQVTEKVMGRENSTSGEGFILVGFSEQPGLERILFVLILIFYLLTFMGNGTIILVFCLDPHLHTPMYFFLTHLSFIDLIHVTCISPQMLVNFGGPDKSISFVGCVIQLLITLGLGSTECVLLAMMAYDRYVAVCQPLHYFTLMPPQLCWTLAGISWFLGFSNSLVHTPITMTLPRCGHHRINHFSCETPPLMELACVDTTNYKKEITILSSIILVFPLSLILFSYGHIAQSVLRIKTSGGRQKVLGTCGSHLTVVSIFYSTIIYVYVIPKSKLSHDVTKFLALLYNLIPAFINPIIYTLRNRDVKEAIRKMVTQKPKLGK; translated from the coding sequence ATGGTCAAagggttttatttccttttctcacaGGTCACCGAGAAAGTGATGGGAAGAGAAAATTCCACATCTGGAGAAGGCTTCATCTTGGTGGGCTTCTCAGAGCAGCCAGGGCTGGAGAGGATCTTATTTGTGCTCATCTTGATATTCTACCTTCTAACCTTTATGGGCAACGGGACCATCATTCTGGTCTTCTGCCTGGACCCccatctccacacccccatgtacttcttcctcactCACCTCTCTTTTATTGACCTCATTCATGTGACCTGCATCAGCCCTCAGATGTTGGTCAACTTTGGAGGGCCAGACAAATCCATAAGTTTTGTAGGATGTGTGATCCAGCTTCTCATCACCCTGGGTCTGGGGAGCACTGAGTGTGTCCTTCTGGCCATGATGGCCTATGATCGCTATGTTGCTGTCTGCCAGCCCTTGCATTATTTCACCCTCATGCCTCCACAGCTGTGCTGGACACTGGCCGGCATATCCTGGTTTCTTGGTTTCAGCAACTCATTGGTGCACACCCCTATCACCATGACCCTTCCCAGATGTGGGCACCACCGGATAAACCATTTCTCTTGTGAGACACCCCCACTGATGGAGCTGGCCTGTGTGGACACCACAAATTACAAGAAGGAGATTACGATCCTAAGTAGCATCATCCTTGTCTTTCCTCTCTCACTGATCTTGTTTTCTTATGGACATATTGCCCAAAGTGTGTTGAGGATAAAGACTTCTGGGGGCAGACAGAAGGTACTAGGGACCTGTGGCTCCCATCTCACGGTGGTGTCCATTTTCTACAGCACTATCATCTATGTGTACGTGATTCCCAAGTCAAAGCTCTCTCATGACGTGACCAAGTTTTTGGCACTGCTATATAATCTGATTCCAGCTTTTATCAACCCCATAATCTACACCTTGAGAAACAGAGATGTCAAGGAAGCCATAAGGAAGATGGTGACGCAGAAACCCAAACTGGGGAAATAG
- the LOC119519725 gene encoding olfactory receptor 2W3-like — MGRDNSTSGGGFILVGFSEQPGLERILFVFILIFYLLTLMGNVTIILVSRLDPHLHTPMYFFLTHLSFIDLTLVTCISPQMLFNLRGPDKSISFVGCVIQLLITLGLGGTECVLLAMMAYDRYVAICQPLHYFTLMPPQLCWALASISWFLGFSNSLIHTPITMTLPRCGHHRINHFSCETPPMMQLACVDTTNYKKEIMILSSIILVFPLSLILVSYGRIARSVLTIQTSGGRQKALGTCGSHLTVVSIFYSTLIYVYVIPKAKLSHDVTKFLALLYNLIPPLMNPIIYTLRNRSVKEAIRNLVMQKPKAFGAHGSHLLVVLSFYASAIYTFLQLMHSDSERKGNFIALFCTVITPMLNPLIYTLRNADVKVLGKGSLGVGGLRRPIQWKMTTQLYQQEHIPDSDNFKRTLELLGRPKRFILKSDPMRGG; from the exons ATGGGAAGAGACAATTCCACATCTGGAGGAGGCTTCATCTTGGTGGGCTTCTCAGAGCAGCCAGGGCTAGAGAGGATCTTATTTGTGTTCATCTTGATATTCTACCTTCTAACCCTCATGGGCAATGTTACCATCATTCTGGTCTCACGCCTGGACCCccatctccacacccccatgtatttcttcctcactCATCTCTCTTTTATTGACCTCACTCTTGTGACCTGCATCAGCCCTCAGATGTTGTTCAACCTTCGGGGACCAGACAAATCCATAAGTTTTGTAGGATGTGTGATCCAGCTTCTCATCACCCTGGGTCTCGGGGGCACTGAGTGTGTCCTTCTGGCCATGATGGCCTATGATCGCTATGTTGCTATCTGCCAGCCCTTGCATTATTTCACCCTCATGCCTCCGCagctgtgctgggcactggccAGCATATCCTGGTTTCTTGGTTTCAGCAACTCATTGATCCACACCCCTATCACCATGACCCTTCCCCGATGTGGGCACCACCGGATAAACCATTTCTCTTGTGAGACACCCCCAATGATGCAGCTAGCCTGTGTGGACACCACAAATTACAAGAAGGAGATTATGATCCTAAGTAGCATCATCCTTGTCTTTCCTCTCTCACTGATCTTGGTTTCTTATGGGCGTATTGCCCGTAGTGTGTTGACGATACAGACGTCTGGGGGGAGACAGAAGGCCCTTGGGACCTGTGGCTCCCATCTCACAGTGGTGTCTATTTTCTACAGTACTCTCATCTATGTGTATGTGATTCCAAAGGCAAAGCTCTCTCATGATGTGACCAAGTTTTTGGCACTGCTATATAATCTGATTCCACCTTTGATGAACCCAATAATCTACACTTTGAGAAACAGAAGTGTTAAAGAAGCAATAAGGAATCTGGTGATGCAGAAACCAAAA GCTTTTGGGGCTCATGGATCCCACCTCTTGGTGGTTCTATCTTTTTACGCCTCAGCCATCTACACATTCCTACAACTCATGCACAGTGATTCTGAGAGGAAGGGAAATTTCATTGCCCTTTTTTGTACTGTAATTACCCCCATGCTCAATCCTCTGATTTATACCCTAAGGAACGCGGATGTGAAGGTACTGGGGAAAGGCAGCCTTGGGGTAGGAGGGTTACGAAGACCTATACAAT GGAAAATGACCACCCAATTATATCAGCAGGAGCACATCCCAGACTCGGACAATTTTAAGAGGACTCTGGAACTGCTGGGCAGACCCAAACgtttcattttgaaatcagatCCCATGCGAG GTGGCTAA